The sequence TGTTACAAAAAAGATTAAAACCAAAATCAGTGTGGTCTTGAAGGAAGGAAAAGTATATCTCTCCAACAATTTTACTGTTAAAGCACAAGACTTTAATATAAAAATACCAAGTCTTGTAAAAAGTAAAGTTTCAGAAAATGTGAACATTGCTCTGGACCTTACACTTGATGAAAAATAATCTTTTTTTAATCCTAAAATTATCAAATTATGAAATCTCTATTCAATTTCTCGGTACCCTTACTATTGTTATTTATTGGAGTTTCTTGTTCCAGTAATGATGACAATTCTAGCCCTCCCGCTCCTATAATAGTAACGTTCAACGCTACCATGAATGGCGCAAATGAAGTTCCTGCAAATGCTTCAACAGCAACAGGAACAGCAACTTTGAGTTATAATAAAACTACAAAAATCTTTACCGTTACTGTAACGTATTCCGGTTTAACACCAACTATGGGACATATACATATGGGTGCCGCAGGCACAAATGGTCCTGTAATTTTTCCATTCTCTAGTTTGGCATCTCCTATTAGCTATACTAGTGCAGCACTAACTGCTGCTCAAGAAACAGATCTTATGGCTAATAATTATTATATAAACTTACATTCTGAAGCTTTTTCAGGAGGCGAAATAAGAGGGCAACTCATTACTTCTAATCCCGCTGGAAGCCCTGCTGGTGGCGGAGGTGGTGGAGGCTACTAACTTTTTTTTATTAAATTTATGTTGATTACAAAAAGCCTTACTGTTTAGATAGTAGGGCTTTATTTTTTTAGTAGTTTTATTTTAGAGGAGAACTTCTATTGCAACTGACTTTCTAAAAGCTTTTGTAACATAGTCAGGTCTTCGTCGTCATTTAATTCTGTGTTTTGATAAACAAGCTTGCCTGTTCCATCAATTAAAAAATACTGTGGAAAACTAGTTACATCTAAGATATTCTGTATTTTATCTCCCTGAACATAAGCAGGAAGATCACATGTTTGCAACCAAGGCATTTGATATTTATTTAAAGAATTCAACCAAATATCAGCTGTAGGATCCGTTGAAATAGAGATTAGCTGCAACCCTTTTGATTCATATTTTTCATTAAGAATTTTCAACGTTGGGATCTTCCTTATGCATGGCGCGCAACCTTTTGACCAAAAACAAAGAAGTATAAGTTTTTTATTTTTAAAAGATAATGGAACTTCAAAATGTTGACCTTTGTCTGTTGAAAAAGAGAAATTAGGCAATATATGACCTACTGTGAGTGACAGCTGTTTCTGAATGTATTTATCAACTGATTTTCCTAAATAGGTTTCTTTCAGATTATTGCTTAATTTATTGTAAATACTATTAAGCCTTTCAGGAGAAATTGGATGATTACCTTTTATTACATCTTTATTAAAAAGATACAATGAGATATAGGCATCAGGATATGATTCAACAAACTTTATTCTTTTGATTAATACTTTTTCTCTCAAACCAGAAACAATTGTCCATAAGGAATCTTGCTTGCTTAATGGCAAATGTTTGCTTTTCGCATCATAATAAATATTAAAAGCTGCTTTGGCACTGTCAACACTTGGTTTTGTCAAACGCTCGTATTCCTTTTTTTCTTTTACAAAAGGAACATTGGAAAATTTAAAATCGTTTAAATTATCTTTTTCATTAAGCTTTACGATTTGAATCTTCATATCTTTTGGGCCAATAAATAAAAAACTCCCTCCAAGATGTTTATTGTCTTTCTGAACATCTAAATAAGCAGGTTCATAACTGTCCGTAATTTCGCCCGACAAATAGAATTTGCCATTTTTCTCTTTTGCACTTATAGAAGTAAAAGCATTATTTTGTGACGAAAGTATAATATCAACCCCTTTATATTGAGAAGGAATAGTTCCTGAAATCGAAAATTTATGTTGTGCACTCAACGTGAGACAAAAACATATCATTAAAATAATAATCGCATTTTTTTTCATAATTATAAAAATTAAAATCGTTCTTTGAGTTAATGCTCAGAAACAAGACATTCTAAAATAAAGCAAAAAACGAGTTAACTATATAAATTAACTCGTTTCTTGGTTTAGCTTTCTTTGGGGCATCAAGCTACTTTTTCATTTTATATCTCAAATTTTACTTTGAGAAAAAAATTAAATTTTGCTTTCATCTGCAACAGCATCTTCCCATTTATCCCACATTTTGACACCCGCATCATAACCATCATAACCATAGTTCTGACTTAACTGTCCTTTAATGTTTGGTTCGATAGCAAGTCTATATGGAATTGGCCAGTAATTATTACGTTTGTCCATAGTATAAAATTTCACACCCGGCTTAATCGAAATACCATTTGGATATTTATTGTAAAGCGTGTAATGTACAATACGCTGCCACCAGTAACTTCCTCCAGTTGCATCTTTCCCAGATTGTTTGTCCCAATTTGCGACACTATAAGTATTACCCCATTCATCTGGTTTTCCACTCATAGCCAAACAGTGCGAAATACGTTTTAATTCTACATTTCTCCATTCTTCCATATAAAGCTCTCTTCCTCTTTCTGCGCAAATATCACCAATTGTTACAGTAGTGTACATTTGTGTCGCTTTTGCTCTTGCTCTAACAACATTCACATCCTGCGCAGCTCCAGTAACATTACCTTGATAAAAACGAGCTTCCGCACGTAAAAGATACGTTTCAGCT comes from Flavobacterium sp. KACC 22761 and encodes:
- a CDS encoding CHRD domain-containing protein, with protein sequence MKSLFNFSVPLLLLFIGVSCSSNDDNSSPPAPIIVTFNATMNGANEVPANASTATGTATLSYNKTTKIFTVTVTYSGLTPTMGHIHMGAAGTNGPVIFPFSSLASPISYTSAALTAAQETDLMANNYYINLHSEAFSGGEIRGQLITSNPAGSPAGGGGGGGY
- a CDS encoding TlpA disulfide reductase family protein; amino-acid sequence: MKKNAIIILMICFCLTLSAQHKFSISGTIPSQYKGVDIILSSQNNAFTSISAKEKNGKFYLSGEITDSYEPAYLDVQKDNKHLGGSFLFIGPKDMKIQIVKLNEKDNLNDFKFSNVPFVKEKKEYERLTKPSVDSAKAAFNIYYDAKSKHLPLSKQDSLWTIVSGLREKVLIKRIKFVESYPDAYISLYLFNKDVIKGNHPISPERLNSIYNKLSNNLKETYLGKSVDKYIQKQLSLTVGHILPNFSFSTDKGQHFEVPLSFKNKKLILLCFWSKGCAPCIRKIPTLKILNEKYESKGLQLISISTDPTADIWLNSLNKYQMPWLQTCDLPAYVQGDKIQNILDVTSFPQYFLIDGTGKLVYQNTELNDDEDLTMLQKLLESQLQ